Proteins encoded within one genomic window of Tolypothrix bouteillei VB521301:
- a CDS encoding glycosyltransferase family 39 protein, whose product MVNRKFLHYLCLIAVIFLGTFLRFWHLDLKPLWMDEVITAIFSLGKNYGNFPLDKAFPLQNLPTMFAFQPGQSCFEITKTVATESTHPPLFFCGMYTWLGWLAPLGEEWVAKLRSPSALFGVGAIVAIYYVNRVAFSPLAGLVAAALMAVSPFAVYLSQEARHYTLPMFLITLALLGLVKIQQDIEKHQTVRFFVWAGWAIVNAIGLYVHYFFALAFIAQIVTLLLLMYWQRTKIANQYQTWVAIFLYSSGVVLSFLPWLAIVFSHFNRSETDWIAPPQNIAPLFQTLLNWVLMLIALPVENQPLPIVLISGLLMVSFTFWISWQLLLGFKRLLSVPSVQTSTLVLFAFSGCVLLEFFAIAYFLGKDITNVPRYSFVYYPGWCALLAASLSQKEKYEQRIRSKKKYMIVSPLLICFFVGIICSVFVVSNFVFQKPFQPEQVAKNMNQDPSSSLMVVMAYRNYQDIALGLSFALALEPIRTQNMRTSPQCSIPDAQCPKSYFAFFKQSPDFSSVWQKLSQLPALDVNKLNLWIIGPGRKRVDYPTQVAISPQISCNIDSKEHYRIGIPYQLYRCDR is encoded by the coding sequence ATGGTAAATCGTAAATTCCTACATTATCTGTGTTTGATTGCAGTAATATTCTTGGGGACTTTCTTGCGCTTTTGGCATTTGGATTTAAAACCCCTATGGATGGATGAAGTTATCACTGCTATCTTTAGCTTGGGGAAGAATTACGGCAATTTTCCTTTAGATAAGGCCTTTCCGCTTCAAAATTTGCCAACAATGTTTGCCTTTCAACCGGGGCAGAGTTGTTTTGAAATTACCAAAACTGTCGCTACCGAGTCCACTCATCCACCACTTTTTTTCTGTGGAATGTATACTTGGTTGGGTTGGCTGGCTCCATTAGGAGAAGAGTGGGTAGCAAAGTTGCGATCGCCATCCGCCTTATTTGGTGTTGGTGCTATTGTCGCAATATATTATGTCAATCGTGTCGCTTTCTCTCCGTTGGCTGGATTAGTCGCAGCTGCATTGATGGCTGTTTCTCCCTTTGCTGTCTACCTTTCCCAAGAAGCACGGCACTACACCTTGCCCATGTTTCTCATCACTTTAGCTTTACTGGGACTGGTAAAAATTCAACAAGATATAGAAAAGCATCAAACAGTGCGGTTCTTTGTTTGGGCTGGGTGGGCAATTGTGAATGCTATCGGTCTTTACGTGCATTACTTTTTTGCTCTTGCCTTTATCGCCCAAATTGTAACGCTGCTTTTGTTAATGTATTGGCAAAGGACAAAAATAGCCAATCAATATCAAACGTGGGTGGCTATCTTTCTCTATTCCAGTGGAGTTGTGTTGAGTTTCTTGCCCTGGTTGGCGATCGTGTTTTCTCATTTCAATCGTTCTGAAACTGACTGGATAGCACCTCCTCAAAATATAGCTCCTCTGTTTCAAACTCTCCTCAACTGGGTATTAATGCTCATTGCTTTACCAGTCGAAAATCAGCCCCTCCCAATTGTATTGATATCTGGGTTGCTCATGGTGTCTTTCACCTTTTGGATAAGTTGGCAACTCTTACTCGGTTTTAAACGACTGTTGTCTGTACCATCAGTGCAAACAAGCACATTAGTTCTGTTCGCTTTTTCTGGTTGCGTGTTGTTAGAATTTTTTGCCATTGCCTATTTCTTGGGAAAAGATATTACCAACGTTCCAAGGTATAGTTTTGTTTACTATCCTGGGTGGTGCGCTTTACTAGCTGCAAGTCTTTCTCAAAAAGAGAAATATGAACAAAGAATAAGAAGTAAAAAAAAATACATGATTGTTTCTCCGCTCTTAATTTGTTTTTTTGTCGGTATTATTTGTAGTGTTTTCGTTGTTTCCAACTTCGTTTTTCAAAAACCTTTTCAACCAGAGCAAGTTGCAAAGAATATGAATCAAGATCCTTCTAGTTCTCTCATGGTTGTTATGGCATATAGAAATTATCAAGATATTGCCTTAGGGTTGAGCTTTGCTTTAGCACTTGAACCGATAAGAACTCAAAACATGAGAACTTCACCTCAATGCTCAATACCCGATGCTCAATGCCCTAAATCCTATTTTGCATTTTTCAAGCAATCACCCGACTTTTCCTCTGTTTGGCAAAAACTGTCTCAACTTCCCGCACTAGACGTCAATAAGCTTAATCTATGGATTATTGGTCCTGGGCGGAAACGGGTAGATTATCCAACTCAAGTAGCAATTTCCCCTCAAATCAGTTGCAATATTGATTCTAAAGAGCATTACCGTATTGGTATTCCCTATCAGTTATATCGTTGCGATCGATAG